In Zingiber officinale cultivar Zhangliang chromosome 1A, Zo_v1.1, whole genome shotgun sequence, the DNA window CATAATCAATAATCTCGGCAAAAACTaccgaagaaaaaaaaatcatcaagaaAGGCATTAAGTCGAACACTTAAACAGCGTTATGAATCACAAGACTTACCCGGTTGTCAAGACCGTCATCAATCGCCTTCCCTTCCCTTTGTCGTCGGAGCTTGTCGCGTCTCCGGCTCGTCGCTGCGTAGGGCACCAAGTCCTGGTTCTCCCATAGGTTCGCTCCAAGCTTCCGCGCCGACACCGAACTCCTCTTGGGCTCGCTCGGTTCACTCTCTGAAGAGCCGAGCGCTCCCAACTTCCAGGTGGGTACCGGAGTGCAAAGGCCGCCCTTTTTCTCCACTGCGACCCCTCTCCTCAACTTTACCCCTAAAAACTCCTCTTTTCCAACTCCGCTGCTGCCCTCGTCATCACCTGCGACAGCCATTCCCCCTTCCATGGCCCCCACTCTCGCCCGTCTCTCTTTTCCtcaaaaatcaaaaaattttcCCATCAGGAGCCCAAGTAGGAGCCACACGCTCTTGCCCTTAGCATGTCCTCCCGACTTCTCCTGCTGCTTCTGAAGCAGGCAGAATCCTAAGTAGTACAGCCAAGATGGGGCCTTTATTAGCTTAAAGAAACGGGGTTTGCTTGCCACAACAACTATTTCTCCACTTCAGGGGAATACGAGAGATAAGCAGCAAATCCAGTGGGGACTGAACCGAGGAGGGTGTGCTTCCCAGGCTTTAATTTTAAAGTGCAAGGGAAGTTTTGAGGGGATGCATGCCAGGAATTGGTGTGCAAACTGAGAGGGTGATCCAACAAGTCCCGACAGCTTCGAAATGCAACTTTTGAAGGTGAGAACACAGTTGGCTAAGGCCGGAGGTTTTCGGAGAGAGAATCAATACATAACAAAGACAACGATTGAGTAAAACTGAAGTCAAAGACAAAAAAGTGCTTAAAGACAACAAGTTTAGAAAACTGTTGTAAAAGGTGTTATTGATTTTACAAAAAGTTGCTCAACGATAACGGTTtttacaaaactgttgtcttttattttttttgggcgctcaaagacaacggttttgtcaaaaaccgttgtcttttaccaaattaacaatagttccttctaaaaccgttgtctttgtggtgctgtcttttaataattttgttgtagtgtactttagcacttgacctccttttggtcttggagggatctaatttgacatttttgggtTTTGACCACcgaaatacatgtcaagtcctttaggtccaataatgaatctctctaggattttctccatttcctcaagctttgccttcaaggcttgattttccaactctaggattctaaccctaaagtcaacatgtccaccttggacatccctAGACCTATCCACCTtcttag includes these proteins:
- the LOC122038382 gene encoding uncharacterized protein LOC122038382, which produces MEGGMAVAGDDEGSSGVGKEEFLGVKLRRGVAVEKKGGLCTPVPTWKLGALGSSESEPSEPKRSSVSARKLGANLWENQDLVPYAATSRRRDKLRRQREGKAIDDGLDNRLENASSLRRHVAASLVKNYKLNERKTRAVELASPASYSSSMKVLLTKFPSVPPTFQVTSNVVQDLTITNNIHSTIYISLFIFFIIN